The sequence below is a genomic window from Methylophilus sp. DW102.
CTTTAAAACTCGCCAGACGAATGCCTAACGGGTCACAAGCACTGAACACATGCTTCACTGTGCCATCCTTGCCGCTGGTATCCATGCCCTGCAACAGCAAAATCACCTTATGCTTGCCCTCAGCATGCAAAATATCCTGCCGCGCATTAATTGCCTCAGTCAGTTTTGCCAACTCGGCCAAATCCTGCGCTTTATCTTCACTCCGCGCTGAGCGGTCATCGGGAGAATATTGCTTGAGGGAGAATTTTTTAGGGTTGACGCGGTATTTTTCCAGCTTTTCCATGAGGCCTGCCAAGATGACAAAATCACAAGCAGTGTATCTCAAGCTGAGAGGGTTGCAAAAGGTAGAGACAACTTAGGATCACAACGCATTGCTCCCTACTCGGCTAAATTACACTCCCATGCCAACGGAGAAAAGCTAAATTTCTGACGCATTTCACGTCCCGTAAATACGTGAAGCTGGGGAGAGCGTCTTGCCATACAGACAATGTAAATAAACCATTCGGAGTTTTCATCAGCAAATTTTGACTCATTTCTAGTGATAAAAAACCTGGGCTCTGGGTTGTCAGTTCCCTTTACTTCAATGAATCTAGTAACTGTATCTTTTATTGCCAAAAGATCGTACCCTAGATTCTCGTTTTGACGGTCATCTACTTGAAAACCATCTTTCTTGAGAGAGTTAGTTACATGCTTAATGGCAGCATCCTCGATCTCTTTTCGAGTTGCAGCATCAGGAAAACCTCCGCCGATCATAGCAATTTTGGGCTCCTCAACGGACGCTAAGAACAAAACGCCTGCGACCTCCTCAGGCTTTCGATTGCCAAGATGATATTCAATCGTTTCTTTGTCATATCTGATTTCGGTGGTGCGAAACAGACCAAGATACTCCCACTTATTGACACCACGTTTAACATAAGCGGGCACAACGGCTCCTGACTCTAAAAAGAGTCGCGCCCTTCCCTCAACCCTAGGACCTTTTCCAAATACGACTGCATCAGGAGCATCGGGATTCAAATCCATACGAAGTGCCAAACCCTTCACTACATTCAGCTTAGTTCGAATGTAATCGTCTCCACCAGCTGTTAGTTTCGCAAGCTCTTGAGTGGTAATAGTCTTAGACAATCGGTGCTCCATGAAAACTATAACGCTTCTATTTTTTGCATACTTTAAAGCAAATATTACATTTTATTTATATATGCTTGTATAAACACTTATAGTTAAATCTATTAGCACTCACAAAAAATTTAACTTTTTATACAAAAGGTAGATTAGTTATCCGAAAGCACTTCTAAAGCTTAAGCTGTGCGTGCTTCCTAATAAAAAACGCCAGCATAACACTGGCGTTTTTTATACTGAGCAGAGCTTAGTCTTTAGAAGCACGTTTACGCTCGTGCTCTAACAGGTAGCGTTTACGCAGACGGATGGTTTTTGGTGTGATTTCGACCAATTCGTCATCGTCAATAAACTCTACGGCACTTTCCAGGCTTAGCGAGACTGGCGGGATCAAACGCACCGCTTCGTCTGTACCAGAAGCACGTACGTTTGTGAGTTGTTTGCCCTTGATCGGGTTAACGACCAGGTCATTGTCGCGGCTATGAATACCGATGATCATGCCTTCATACAGTCGGTCGCCTGGGCTAGAGAACATTTTGCCGCGATCTTGCAGCTTCCATAAGGCATAGGCAACGGCCTCACCTTGTTCAGCTGAAATAAGTACGCCATTACGACGGCCTGGCATGTCTGCTTTTACCGGGGCATATTCGTCAAAAATATGCGCCATCAACCCTGTACCACGGGTTAAGGTTAAGAACTCACCTTGGAAACCAATCAGGCCGCGTGCTGGGATGCGGTATTCCAAACGTGTGCGACCGTTACCATCAGATTCCATGTTAGTCATTTCACCGCGACGACGGCCTAACTCCTCCATGACCGCGCCCTGATTTTCATCTTCAACGTCTACAGTCAGGATTTCATAAGGCTCACATTTTTCGCCATTGATTTCTCTGAACACAACGCGTGGTTTACCTACAGCAATTTCAAAGCCTTCACGACGCATGTTTTCCAGCAAAATGGTCAGGTGCAACTCACCACGACCAGACACACGGAAAACATCGGTGTCTTCAGTATCTTCAACGCGCAAAGCCACGTTAACCAACAACTCTTTGGTTAAACGATCACGAATTTGACGTGAGGTGATGAACTTACCTTCAGTCCCTGCTAATGGTGAGGTATTGACCATAAAGTCCATGGTCAAAGTCGGCTCATCTACGCCCAGATGTGGCAAACCAACAGGTTTGTCGCGATCACAGATGGTGAAACCAATACCGATTTCTTCGATCCCTGAAATGATCACAATGTCGCCTGCTTCGGCTTCTTCAACCGGCACACGCTCCAAACCTCTAAAACCGAGCACTTGGTTAATACGGCCTTGTGCGACCTGTTCATCTTCGCGCATCACTGCTACGACTTGGCCTGGCTTGATACGACCATTAGTGATACGACCAACGCCCAAACGACCTGTATATGTCGAATAGTCCAAGGCTGAAATTTGCAATTGCAATGGAGCATCGCTGTTGCCTTTTGGCGGCTCAACGTGACTCAAAATCGTTTCAAACAAGGCACGCATATTGTCTGAAGGATTTTTCAGGTCCAGCGTTGCAAAACCATTCAAGGCAGAGGCATAGACCACAGGGAAGTCTAATTGCTCATCCGTTGCACCCAAATTGGCAAACAAATCAAAAGTGTGGTTGATCACCCAATCCGGACGGGCACTTGGACGGTCTACCTTGTTAATCACGACAATAGGCTTCAAACCTAGTGCCAGTGCTTTCTTCGTCACGAAACGGGTTTGTGGCATGGGGCCGTCAACGGCATCCACCAACAGCAATACGCCATCCACCATACCCAATACACGCTCTACCTCACCACCAAAGTCGGCGTGGCCCGGGGTATCAACGATATTGATATGCGTGCCTTCATACGTTAAGGCGGTGTTTTTGGCCAAAATGGTAATGCCACGCTCTTTTTCGAGATCATTGCTATCCATCACACGCTCAGTCACCGCTTGGTGTGAGGCAAAAGTACCTGACTGTTGAAGTAGCTTATCGACCATGGTGGTTTTACCGTGGTCAACGTGGGCGATAATTGCGATATTTCTTAAATTGCGTGCCATGTGAACTGCCATCTGTTTGGAAAGGGCGCGATTTTATCACAAATCAACTAAATAATTGACTTTTAAAATAAAATGGATATACTGCGAGCAACTTTAAAGCGTTGCTGGTGCTCTACTAGCCCAATACGTTTTAAATTCATTGCCCTGACCTGTCGATAACTCGCGAATTTTTGAGGTTATCATCTTTAGATGAAGTCTTGATGACACCATCTTCTTTTATCGGTTAGTGGCCATGCCCAAGCGCCGGTAAAAGCAATCCATTCCTGATTTTGCTTTCGCTCAGCAAGTACTACATGCGCACTTTGTGCAATGTAATTGACTGGCTTTGCATTTGCTTTACTAGCGCCCTTTTTAATTGTTGATGAAAGGGACATTCCTTGTCTTTTGCAGATTTAAATCTCGACCCCTCCATTTTGCGCGCATTGACCGACGCAGGCTATGAAAACCCAACACCGATTCAGGCACAATCTATTCCTGAAGCATTGCAAGGCCGTGACATCATGGCTTCTGCACAAACCGGCACCGGCAAGACCGCTGCATTTACCCTGCCCGCTTTAAACTTGCTGGCAACACCACACCCGGTGCGCAGCCGTGGCCCACGTATCCTGGTACTTACACCAACCCGTGAACTGGCTGCACAAGTGAATGAAGCCGCACGTAAATACGGTAAATTCTTGCGTGCACGCTGCATCAGCATTGTGGGTGGCATGCCTTACCCATTGCAAAACAAGCTGCTGTCGCAACCACTGGATATTCTGGTAGCAACGCCAGGCCGTTTTATTGATCACCTTGAGCGTGGCCGCATTGACCTGAGCCGCCTGCAGATGCTGGTGCTGGATGAAGCTGACCGCATGCTGGATATGGGCTTTATGCCGGATGTAGAGCGTATTTGCGAAGCCTTGCCTGCTGAGCGCCAAACTTTACTGTTCTCTGCCACTCTTGACGGGATTATGGATATCGGCAAACGTTTCCTCAATAATCCACTCACTATTCAGGTGGCTGGTCAAAAAGAAAAACATGCCAACATTGAACAACGTTTGCACTTTGTGGATGACATGAACCACAAGAACAAACTGCTGGAGCACTTGCTGATTGCACCAGATGTCAATCAAACCATTATTTTCACAAGCACCAAGCGCCATGCCGATTTGTTGGCTGAAGACTTGTATGCTGCCGGCCATAGCACTGCCGCATTGCACGGCGACATGACTCAAGGTGCGCGTAACCGCACGCTGACAAAATTGCGCCACGGCGATGTAAAAGTGCTGGTAGCGACGGATGTTGCAGCGCGCGGCATTGATGTACAAGGTATTTCACACGTCATTAACTACGACCTGCCTAAATTTGCTGAAGACTATGTACACCGCATTGGCCGTACTGGCCGCGCCAACAATACCGGCGTTGCGATTTCGTTTGCTTCAAACGCCGATCGTCATTTGCTGCGCAAAATCGAGCAATATACTGGCCAGAAATTACAGGCTGAAGTGATTGCCGGTTTTGAGCCAAAACGTGCGGTACGCATGGATGATAGCGATAGCCGTCGTGGCAAGCGCCCTGGCAAACCACAAGGTAAAGGTGGCTTCCGTCGCGACGAGCGTTCAGCACAGCCAAAATCATTTGGTGAACGTGTTGCACGTGAAGGCCAGCGCGATGCGCAAAACAATAAGCCACGTGCACCGCGTACCCCAGAAGCTGGACAAAGCAAAGAAGTCAACGGTAACAGCAAGAGCTACAACAAGGATACCGACTTCCAGTTTGCCCGCGCATTGGCGGACGAGTTTGGCCAGCGCCGCCCACGTCCAACCAATAGCCAGGAACGCTTTGGCAACCCTAACGCCAGCCGTAGCAATCAAAAACCACGTCCAGCGGGAAAATCCTTTGGTGACAATGGTGGTGGCGCCGCCAAACGTCCTCGTTCATTTGCCTAAGCCTAGCCTATGACTGAGCAAACCATTGTAGATTTTCGTGCGCTCGGCCTGGCCGAGCCGCTGTTGAAAGCGATTGAGGAATCCGGGTATACCACGCCGACGCCGATTCAGGCGCAGGCGATTCCTCTTGCCTTGCAGCACATGGATTTGATGGCCGGTGCGCAAACAGGGACGGGCAAAACGGCGGCGTTTTCGCTGCCAATTTTGCATACCTTGCTGCCATTGGCCAGCACCAGCACCTCGCCAGCCAAGCATCCCATCCGGGCCTTGGTGCTGGCGCCGACACGTGAGCTGGCGATTCAGGTATACGACAACATCAAAACCTATGCCAAACACACGGCTTTGCGTAGTACTGTGGTGTATGGCGGTGTAGATATCAAGACGCAAACGCCTATCCTCAAGACAGGCGTTGAAATCCTGGTCGCGACACCCGGCCGCCTGCTGGACCATGTCGAGCAAAAAACCTTGTCGTTAAACCAGGTACAGTTTCTGGTATTGGACGAAGCCGACCGCATGCTGGATATGGGCTTTATGCCTGACTTGAAGCGCATTCTGGCCTTGTTGCCAAAACAGCGGCAAAATCTGATGTTCTCGGCGACGTTTTCTGATGAAATCAAAAAACTGGCAGATGCGTTTTTAAATAATCCGACATTGATTGAAGTGGCACGCAGCAACGCCACCAACGACAATGTGGAACAAAAAGCGTTTTTGGTGAACACTGACCAGAAACAACGTTTTTTGGTACAACTGCTCAAGCAATACCCCAATCAGCAAGTGATTGTTTTTACCAAAACCAAGCTTTCGGCCAGCAAACTGGCCAGAGCACTGGAACGTGATCAGGTGCCTTGTAGCGCGATTCATGGTGACAAGTCACAAAAAGAACGGATCGAAGCGCTTGATGCGTTTAAGGCGGGCACTATTCACGCCTTGGTTGCAACCGATGTTGCCGCACGCGGTCTGGACATCACGGACTTGCCATTGGTGGTTAACTACGAAATCTCTACTGCGCCAGAAGATTACGTGCACCGTATTGGCCGTACAGGCCGTGCAGGCGCTAAAGGCATTGCCATTTCGCTGATCGACGAGGATGAAACCAAGTATTTTGACGAGATTGAAAAGCTCATCAAAAAACAGATTCCAAAAGAAAAAGCGAATGTCAGCAGCAGTACGACCCCTACGCGTTCACGCCCCTCTAAAGCCTCCAGCGGCAAGGATGCCTGGTTTGAGCAGCCTTACCAGCCAGCCGCCGCCACGGCCGCGCCCAAAGCAGTCACGGCAAAATCTGCAGCAAACGTAAAACGCAAAGTGGTTGCCGCGCTGCTGGGTGGATTTGGCTTTAAAGCGACGCCGCAAAACCGCACGCAAGCCAAGCGCACGACAGGCAGGTCTAAGCAGAAATCAGATCTCCCTGCTCAGCAACCTGCTGAAAATGCAGCGGAGACCGCGAATATTGAGTCTTAAGCCTGCAATCCCAGAGACGACACTGAAGTCCTGGAACTGGGATCGCGATGATGACAAAGCCCCGAGAGTCGGGGCTTTTTCTTTCTGCGGATGAGAGGTTGAGCTTGCGAATATTAATATTAAGGGGATTAACCCTCGCGATTGCGCATAAAATCCGCCACGCCATACAATTGATTGGCAATATGCTTCATCAGCGACTCGTCAAACTGTAAGGCATGCATGGCTTTAATCATGCAATACATCCATTGATCGCGCTCGGACTCACCAATGGAAAACGGCAAATGCCGTGCCCGTAATCTGGGATGACCATAGCGTTCGATATACAACTGCGGCCCACCCGTCCAGCCAGTTAAAAACATAAACAGCTTTTCGCGTGCCTCGGTGAGATCTGGCTGGTGAATGGCGCGTAACCCCGCCGCTTTCGGGTCGCTATCCATGATGTCATAAAAGGTTTCCACCAGCTGTCGGATGGTCTCAGTCCCTTTTTCTGTGCCGCCCAGCCAGTCAAACAACGATTGTTTGGAAGCATTTGGCTCTTGAATTTCAGTCATTGCCACACCAGTTATCCTGCGACTTTAGGCGTGACCAGACCCGCAGCCTCTTTGGCACGCGCACGCGCGAGGTCAGTATTGTCAGCGGTCGCCAAGGCGACGCCCATGCGACGCCGCACAAAAGACTCCGGCTTGCCAAACAAGCGAATCTCGCTGTTAGGTACTGACATGGCCGCTTCCAGACCGTGATAGGCCAGTGTTTTGGTATCTGCACCGCCATAAATGACGGCGCTTGCGCCAGTCTCACGCTGAGTCACATCCACAGGCAAGCCTAAAATCGCACGCGCATGCAGTTCAAACTCATTCAGGCGCTGCGTGCACATGGTGACCATCCCCGTGTCGTGCGGACGAGGACTAACCTCAGAGAACCAAACCTGCTCACCTTTGACAAACAGCTCAACGCCAAACAAGCCCTGACCACCTAAGGCATCGGTCACTTTTTTGGCAATGTCCTGAGCATTTTTCAAGGCTAGCGCATCCATTGCTTGTGGCTGCCAGCTCTCAACGT
It includes:
- a CDS encoding DUF3883 domain-containing protein, encoding MSKTITTQELAKLTAGGDDYIRTKLNVVKGLALRMDLNPDAPDAVVFGKGPRVEGRARLFLESGAVVPAYVKRGVNKWEYLGLFRTTEIRYDKETIEYHLGNRKPEEVAGVLFLASVEEPKIAMIGGGFPDAATRKEIEDAAIKHVTNSLKKDGFQVDDRQNENLGYDLLAIKDTVTRFIEVKGTDNPEPRFFITRNESKFADENSEWFIYIVCMARRSPQLHVFTGREMRQKFSFSPLAWECNLAE
- the typA gene encoding translational GTPase TypA, with amino-acid sequence MARNLRNIAIIAHVDHGKTTMVDKLLQQSGTFASHQAVTERVMDSNDLEKERGITILAKNTALTYEGTHINIVDTPGHADFGGEVERVLGMVDGVLLLVDAVDGPMPQTRFVTKKALALGLKPIVVINKVDRPSARPDWVINHTFDLFANLGATDEQLDFPVVYASALNGFATLDLKNPSDNMRALFETILSHVEPPKGNSDAPLQLQISALDYSTYTGRLGVGRITNGRIKPGQVVAVMREDEQVAQGRINQVLGFRGLERVPVEEAEAGDIVIISGIEEIGIGFTICDRDKPVGLPHLGVDEPTLTMDFMVNTSPLAGTEGKFITSRQIRDRLTKELLVNVALRVEDTEDTDVFRVSGRGELHLTILLENMRREGFEIAVGKPRVVFREINGEKCEPYEILTVDVEDENQGAVMEELGRRRGEMTNMESDGNGRTRLEYRIPARGLIGFQGEFLTLTRGTGLMAHIFDEYAPVKADMPGRRNGVLISAEQGEAVAYALWKLQDRGKMFSSPGDRLYEGMIIGIHSRDNDLVVNPIKGKQLTNVRASGTDEAVRLIPPVSLSLESAVEFIDDDELVEITPKTIRLRKRYLLEHERKRASKD
- a CDS encoding DEAD/DEAH box helicase; the protein is MSFADLNLDPSILRALTDAGYENPTPIQAQSIPEALQGRDIMASAQTGTGKTAAFTLPALNLLATPHPVRSRGPRILVLTPTRELAAQVNEAARKYGKFLRARCISIVGGMPYPLQNKLLSQPLDILVATPGRFIDHLERGRIDLSRLQMLVLDEADRMLDMGFMPDVERICEALPAERQTLLFSATLDGIMDIGKRFLNNPLTIQVAGQKEKHANIEQRLHFVDDMNHKNKLLEHLLIAPDVNQTIIFTSTKRHADLLAEDLYAAGHSTAALHGDMTQGARNRTLTKLRHGDVKVLVATDVAARGIDVQGISHVINYDLPKFAEDYVHRIGRTGRANNTGVAISFASNADRHLLRKIEQYTGQKLQAEVIAGFEPKRAVRMDDSDSRRGKRPGKPQGKGGFRRDERSAQPKSFGERVAREGQRDAQNNKPRAPRTPEAGQSKEVNGNSKSYNKDTDFQFARALADEFGQRRPRPTNSQERFGNPNASRSNQKPRPAGKSFGDNGGGAAKRPRSFA
- a CDS encoding DEAD/DEAH box helicase, producing the protein MTEQTIVDFRALGLAEPLLKAIEESGYTTPTPIQAQAIPLALQHMDLMAGAQTGTGKTAAFSLPILHTLLPLASTSTSPAKHPIRALVLAPTRELAIQVYDNIKTYAKHTALRSTVVYGGVDIKTQTPILKTGVEILVATPGRLLDHVEQKTLSLNQVQFLVLDEADRMLDMGFMPDLKRILALLPKQRQNLMFSATFSDEIKKLADAFLNNPTLIEVARSNATNDNVEQKAFLVNTDQKQRFLVQLLKQYPNQQVIVFTKTKLSASKLARALERDQVPCSAIHGDKSQKERIEALDAFKAGTIHALVATDVAARGLDITDLPLVVNYEISTAPEDYVHRIGRTGRAGAKGIAISLIDEDETKYFDEIEKLIKKQIPKEKANVSSSTTPTRSRPSKASSGKDAWFEQPYQPAAATAAPKAVTAKSAANVKRKVVAALLGGFGFKATPQNRTQAKRTTGRSKQKSDLPAQQPAENAAETANIES
- a CDS encoding group II truncated hemoglobin: MTEIQEPNASKQSLFDWLGGTEKGTETIRQLVETFYDIMDSDPKAAGLRAIHQPDLTEAREKLFMFLTGWTGGPQLYIERYGHPRLRARHLPFSIGESERDQWMYCMIKAMHALQFDESLMKHIANQLYGVADFMRNREG